In one window of Porites lutea chromosome 8, jaPorLute2.1, whole genome shotgun sequence DNA:
- the LOC140945606 gene encoding glutamate receptor ionotropic, NMDA 2B-like: protein MTGEDSLSSKAGTFRLKFNTIWFLIFLFTACCSQTSHNVTVLILFNTHCNQYFYEEAEKVLRQDIFSRPSELIHLKLLKSNVSRIINRSKSGGVLEALSFIERNFDKIDGTVFVDATKEDLVFSSVLEDLNVLTVGLFQDEKLLQTQESLAVFSRTASPSVYHYVTSAWRIITKHRWHGICVIVSATFEGMIFAEQIKKFALKEKWNIRKIIWLMEDTNINKTMEEINNAITNNNTEAIVMHSRSGNEERLFKLIQELGIDKYKTVWIITDITTQFVNELSNLPKGLLKISLRRPTRCHDYGIYDDALRDIMLLFQLSFEESLRELFRKSGVMSCKKEISSQELRRLSKRNMVQTSVSERSMLFNTKQTENRNYTFMIWNLNEDLLGEKNWFPVGMGAPVGVAMETYKSPDGKSITPVFQHPRPVIRVAVNEYPPFVYKVNVASEEGCVGRLLPCHEVQKMFCCFGASLDFLTFLMKDLNFEAYVYFNPDGRFGVIDNATGHWNGIVGELIQHNAELSLEMGLTERRSRVISFAHPTLLLELGILINRTEIRKDLLKDSWLDPFSKSLWMTLLGTYFGLIIVIWWLDRKSPQGHHRKLQESKDLYGFTLLDSVSYVGGVAFGKDIGPERTPLSTSSRTVAYVFSCLALIIINTYCANLTAFLLVETDRFPITGVNDPKVGSI, encoded by the exons ATGACTGGAGAAGACAGTCTTTCGTCTAAGGCTGGAACATTTCGTTTGAAATTTAATACAATAtggtttcttattttcttgtttacggCGTGTTGTTCACAAACAAGTCACAATGTCACTGTGTTAATATTGTTTAATACACATTGCAATCAATACTTTTACGAGGAGGCTGAAAAAGTGTTGCGCCAAGACATTTTTTCACGACCGTCTGAACTAATACACTTGAAGCTGTTAAAATCTAACGTCTCTCGGATTATAAACCGCAGCAAATCCGGCGGAGTCCTCGAGGCACTTTCATTTATAGAAAGGAACTTTGACAAGATTGACGGGACAGTATTTGTAGACGCCACGAAGGAAGATTTAGTTTTCTCCTCAGTGCTAGAAGATCTCAACGTCTTAACGGTTGGATTATTTCAAGACGAAAAGCTTCTTCAGACTCAG GAAAGCTTGGCCGTATTTTCAAGAACAGCATCTCCTTCAGTGTATCACTATGTTACGTCAGCTTGGAGAATTATCACTAAACATCGATGGCACGGTATTTGCGTAATAGTGTCAGCGACCTTCGAAGGAATGATTTTTGCAGAGCAGATAAAAAAGTTTgctctaaaagaaaaatggaacatCCGGAAAATAATCTGGTTAATGGAAGAcacaaatataaataaaacaatggaAGAAATCAACAATGCAATTACGAACAATAATACGGAAGCTATTGTCATGCATAGTAGGTCAGGCAACGAGGAAAGATTATTCAAGTTAATTCAAGAGTTAGGTATTGACAAGTATAAGACTGTTTGGATTATAACTGACATTACCACCCAATTTGTCAATGAATTAAGCAATCTCCCAAAAGGACTATTAAAAATCAGTCTTAGAAGGCCAACACGTTGTCATGACTACGGTATCTATGACGACGCTCTTCGCGACATAATGTTGTTGTTTCagttgtcttttgaagaaagttTGAGGGAACTTTTCAGGAAATCAGGTGTAATGAGttgcaaaaaagaaatcagCTCCCAGGAACTACGGCGACTTTCCAAGAG GAACATGGTACAGACTTCTGTTTCAGAAAGAAGCATGCTATTTAATACCAAACAAACCGAAAATAGGAATTACACTTTCATGATTTGGAATCTGAACGAAGATCTGCTTGGTGAGAAAAACTGGTTTCCTGTCGGAATGGGAGCACCAGTTGGCGTTGCGATGGAAACCTACAAATCTCCCGACGGAAAATCTATCACACCAGTTTTTCAACATCCAAGACCTGTTATTCGTGTTGCTGTGAATGAATACCCGCCGTTTGTTTACAAGGTGAATGTTGCCAGTGAGGAGGGTTGCGTAGGTCGCCTTTTGCCTTGTCATGAGGTTCAAAAGATGTTTTGCTGCTTTGGAGCATCACTGGATTTTCTTACGTTTCTCATGAAAGATTTAAACTTTGAAGCCTACGTTTATTTCAATCCAGATGGCAGATTTGGGGTAATTGATAACGCTACTGGTCATTGGAATGGAATAGTTGGTGAATTGATACAGCACAATGCAGAGCTTTCCCTGGAAATGGGGCTCACCGAAAGAAGATCGCGCGTGATCAGTTTTGCGCATCCAACTCTGCTGTTAGAGCTAGGAATCTTAATTAATAGAACGGAAATACGCAAAG atttaTTGAAAGATTCTTGGCTTGATCCTTTTAGTAAGAGTTTGTGGATGACACTGTTGGGAACATACTTTGGGTTAATCATCGTAATTTGGTGGCTGGACAGAAAGAGTCCACAGGGACATCAtcgcaaacttcaagaaagTAAAGACCTGTATGGATTCACCTTGCTAG ATTCCGTCAGCTATGTTGGAGGTGTAGCATTTGGGAAAGACATTGGACCAGAGAGGACTCCTCTTAGCACCAGCTCTAGAACTGTAGCTTATGTTTTCTCCTGTCTTGCTCTCATCATTATTAACACTTACTGTGCCAACTTGACGGCATTTTTGCTGGTTGAAACTGATCGCTTTCCAATAACTGGAGTTAACGATCCAAAGGTGGGTAGTATTTAG